The following coding sequences lie in one Montipora foliosa isolate CH-2021 chromosome 11, ASM3666993v2, whole genome shotgun sequence genomic window:
- the LOC137976279 gene encoding heme-binding protein 2-like, translating into MGICLSGERLEDEEDDQEMVFLKPRYYRDRDGPKFRVLNYNSHYEYRQYERSTWICTRFEGSQLNKSLSKGEKMLARYFHGRNGPEKSMELTCPMRLWVEFGKEAYGPWNDGEVVASLHLPHDCISRPPAPIDVSLFIQEMPEHFAYVVSIEGFATENMWHEEVVKLRRILDGEGMKYNKKAFFAARYENLLHMGKKRNEVILVVDN; encoded by the coding sequence ATGGGAATTTGTTTGTCAGGAGAGAGGTTagaagacgaagaagatgaTCAGGAAATGGTATTTCTGAAACCCAGATACTACAGAGACCGCGACGGTCCAAAGTTCCGCGTTCTGAACTACAATAGTCATTACGAATACAGGCAATACGAGCGGTCTACATGGATTTGTACGCGTTTTGAAGGCTCGCAGCTCAATAAGTCTCTTAGCAAAGGAGAAAAAATGCTGGCGCGCTACTTCCATGGTAGGAATGGTCCCGAAAAATCAATGGAGCTAACCTGTCCAATGAGACTTTGGGTTGAATTCGGAAAGGAAGCGTACGGACCATGGAACGATGGAGAAGTGGTAGCATCTCTTCATCTACCGCATGACTGTATCAGTAGACCACCAGCTCCTATCGACGTTAGCTTATTTATTCAAGAGATGCCTGAACATTTTGCATACGTTGTTAGCATTGAAGGATTCGCCACAGAAAATATGTGGCATGAAGAAGTTGTTAAATTGCGAAGGATTTTGGATGGCGAAGGAATGAAGTACAACAAGAAAGCGTTCTTTGCTGCAAGATACGAGAATCTGCTTCATATGGGAAAGAAGAGGAATGAGGTCATACTGGTTGTCGACAACTAG